Proteins encoded by one window of Azospirillum brasilense:
- the urtA gene encoding urea ABC transporter substrate-binding protein — protein sequence MFKTGFQSGFKTGRTLAAAAGLAVTFAAGFAAPASAQDTIKVGILHSLSGTMAISETTLKDVMLMLIEEQNKKGGVLGKKLEPVVVDPASNWPLFAEKARELISKDKVAAVFGCWTSVSRKSVLPVFEELNSILFYPVQYEGEESSRNVFYTGAAPNQQAIPAVDYLAEKEGVQRWVLAGTDYVYPRTTNKILETYLKSKGVKSEDIMINYTPFGHADWQNIVADIKKFGSAGKKTAVVSTINGDANVPFYKELGNQGVKAQDIPVVAFSVGEEELAGIDTKPLVGHLAAWNYFMSVDTAENSDFIKKWQAFTKNDKRVTNDPMEAHYIGFNMWVKAVEKAGTVDSNAVIDSLVGVAVPNLTGGYSAMLPNHHITKPVLIGEVQENGQFETVSKTPGLVAGDEWSDFLPDSKDLISDWRAPMSCGNFNVKTGKCGGKGS from the coding sequence ATGTTCAAGACGGGGTTCCAGTCGGGCTTCAAGACCGGTCGCACCCTTGCGGCGGCCGCCGGCCTTGCCGTCACGTTCGCCGCGGGCTTCGCCGCCCCGGCGTCGGCCCAGGACACCATCAAGGTCGGCATCCTCCATTCCCTGTCGGGCACCATGGCGATCAGCGAGACCACGCTGAAGGACGTCATGCTGATGCTCATCGAAGAGCAGAACAAGAAGGGCGGCGTTCTCGGCAAGAAGCTGGAGCCGGTCGTCGTCGATCCCGCCTCCAACTGGCCCCTGTTCGCCGAGAAGGCGCGCGAGCTGATCAGCAAGGACAAGGTGGCCGCGGTGTTCGGCTGCTGGACCTCGGTCAGCCGCAAGTCCGTCCTGCCGGTGTTCGAGGAGCTGAACAGCATCCTGTTCTACCCAGTGCAGTATGAGGGCGAGGAGTCCTCGCGCAACGTCTTCTACACCGGCGCCGCCCCGAACCAGCAGGCGATCCCCGCCGTCGACTATCTGGCGGAAAAGGAAGGCGTGCAGCGCTGGGTGCTGGCCGGCACCGACTACGTCTACCCGCGCACGACCAACAAGATCCTGGAAACCTACCTGAAGTCCAAGGGCGTGAAGTCCGAGGACATCATGATCAACTACACCCCGTTCGGCCACGCCGACTGGCAGAACATCGTCGCCGACATCAAGAAGTTCGGCTCCGCCGGCAAGAAGACCGCCGTCGTCTCGACCATCAACGGCGACGCCAACGTCCCCTTCTACAAGGAACTGGGCAACCAGGGCGTCAAGGCGCAGGACATCCCGGTGGTCGCCTTCTCCGTGGGTGAGGAGGAGCTGGCCGGCATCGACACCAAGCCGCTGGTCGGCCATCTCGCCGCCTGGAACTACTTCATGTCGGTGGACACGGCGGAGAACAGCGACTTCATCAAGAAGTGGCAGGCCTTCACCAAGAACGACAAGCGCGTCACCAACGACCCGATGGAAGCCCACTACATCGGCTTCAACATGTGGGTGAAGGCGGTCGAGAAGGCCGGCACCGTCGACAGCAACGCCGTCATCGACAGCCTCGTCGGCGTCGCCGTGCCGAACCTGACCGGCGGCTACTCGGCCATGCTGCCGAACCACCACATCACCAAGCCGGTGCTGATCGGCGAGGTGCAGGAGAACGGCCAGTTCGAGACCGTCTCCAAGACGCCGGGCCTCGTGGCCGGCGACGAGTGGTCGGACTTCCTGCCGGACAGCAAGGACCTGATCTCCGATTGGCGCGCCCCGATGTCCTGCGGCAACTTCAACGTGAAGACCGGCAAGTGCGGCGGCAAGGGGTCGTGA
- a CDS encoding sugar phosphate isomerase/epimerase family protein, with product MRTTIMRDFSGDHRWLSINTATVRKQGDLLQIFDACARQGIRAVSPWRDQVAAVGLDRAVRAVKELGLELSGYCRGGMFPADPDRRAEVRDDNRRAVDEAVALGAPCLVLVVGGLPQFSRPGSPPSKDIALARAQVEDGIAELLEHARDAGMPLAIEPLHPMYAADRACVNTMGHALDLCDRLDPQGTGALGVALDVYHVWWDPELEAQISRAGRNRLCAFHVCDWLVPTADLLEDRGMMGDGMIDIPMIRGWVEAVGFQGYSEVEIFSRRWWARPLDEVLSVCVERHRSSV from the coding sequence ATGAGGACCACGATCATGCGCGACTTCTCCGGCGACCATCGCTGGCTGTCCATCAACACCGCCACGGTGCGCAAGCAGGGCGACCTGCTGCAGATCTTCGACGCCTGCGCCCGTCAGGGCATCCGCGCCGTCTCCCCCTGGCGGGACCAGGTGGCCGCCGTGGGGCTGGACCGCGCCGTCCGGGCCGTGAAGGAGCTGGGGCTGGAGCTGTCCGGCTATTGCCGCGGCGGCATGTTCCCCGCCGACCCCGACCGCCGGGCCGAGGTGCGCGACGACAACCGCCGCGCGGTGGACGAGGCGGTGGCGCTGGGCGCCCCCTGCCTCGTGCTGGTCGTTGGCGGTCTGCCGCAATTCTCCCGCCCCGGTTCGCCGCCGTCCAAGGACATCGCGCTGGCCCGCGCCCAGGTGGAGGACGGCATCGCCGAGCTGCTGGAGCACGCCCGTGACGCCGGGATGCCGCTCGCCATCGAGCCGCTGCACCCGATGTACGCCGCCGACCGCGCCTGCGTGAACACGATGGGCCACGCGCTCGACCTCTGCGACCGGCTGGACCCGCAGGGAACCGGCGCGCTGGGCGTGGCGTTGGACGTCTACCATGTCTGGTGGGACCCGGAACTGGAGGCGCAGATCAGCCGGGCGGGCCGGAATCGCCTGTGTGCCTTCCATGTGTGCGATTGGCTGGTGCCGACCGCCGACCTGCTGGAGGACCGAGGCATGATGGGTGACGGAATGATTGATATACCAATGATCCGTGGTTGGGTGGAAGCCGTTGGATTCCAAGGCTATTCCGAGGTCGAAATATTCTCGCGCCGCTGGTGGGCACGACCTTTGGATGAGGTGCTGTCGGTCTGCGTCGAACGGCATCGGTCTTCGGTGTGA
- a CDS encoding dihydrodipicolinate synthase family protein, which translates to MALTIKLPRADQSLESYEVAPARGFPARTDRPLNRVAYAAAHMVADPLADNDPWLTPAIDWDRTIAFREHLWDLGFGVAEAMDTAQRGMGLDWNASLELIRRSLTAAKARGNALIACGAGTDHLAPEDARSLDDVIRAYETQVAAVEDLGGRVILMASRALARVAKGPDDYVRVYSRILSQVRQPVIIHWLGDMFDPALAGYWGTNDFPVALDTAVGIINDFAAKVDGVKISLLDKDKEIVMRRRLAPGVRMYTGDDFNYAELIAGDAEGHSDALLGIFDAIAPAAAAALAELAAGEEGRFHEILEPTVPLSRHIFKAPTRFYKTGVVFMAYLNGHQGHFTMIGGQEGTRSTLHLAEIFRLADKAGLLRDPEQAVWRMADVLAVRGIEAV; encoded by the coding sequence ATGGCACTGACCATCAAGCTGCCGCGCGCCGACCAGTCGCTGGAAAGCTACGAGGTCGCTCCGGCGCGGGGCTTCCCCGCCCGCACTGACCGGCCCTTGAACCGCGTGGCCTACGCCGCCGCCCACATGGTGGCCGACCCGCTGGCCGACAACGACCCCTGGCTGACCCCGGCCATCGACTGGGACCGCACCATCGCCTTCCGCGAGCATCTGTGGGACCTCGGCTTCGGCGTGGCCGAGGCGATGGACACCGCGCAGCGCGGCATGGGGCTGGACTGGAACGCCTCGCTGGAACTGATCCGGCGCTCCCTGACCGCGGCGAAGGCGCGCGGCAACGCGCTGATCGCCTGCGGGGCGGGCACCGACCATCTGGCGCCGGAGGACGCCCGCTCCCTCGACGACGTGATCCGCGCCTACGAGACGCAGGTCGCCGCGGTCGAGGATCTCGGCGGGCGGGTGATCCTGATGGCGTCGCGCGCGCTCGCCCGCGTGGCCAAGGGGCCGGACGACTATGTCCGCGTCTACAGCCGCATCCTGTCCCAGGTGCGCCAGCCGGTGATCATCCACTGGCTGGGCGACATGTTCGACCCGGCGCTGGCCGGCTATTGGGGGACCAACGACTTCCCGGTGGCGCTCGACACGGCGGTCGGCATCATCAACGACTTCGCGGCCAAGGTCGACGGGGTGAAGATCTCCCTGCTCGACAAGGACAAGGAGATCGTCATGCGCCGCCGTCTGGCTCCCGGCGTGCGCATGTACACCGGCGACGACTTCAACTACGCGGAGCTGATCGCCGGCGATGCGGAGGGCCATTCCGACGCGCTGCTGGGCATCTTCGACGCCATCGCCCCGGCGGCGGCGGCGGCCTTGGCCGAGCTGGCGGCGGGCGAGGAGGGGCGCTTCCACGAGATTTTGGAGCCGACCGTCCCGCTGTCCCGCCACATCTTCAAGGCGCCGACCCGCTTCTACAAGACCGGGGTGGTCTTCATGGCCTACCTGAACGGCCACCAGGGCCATTTCACAATGATCGGCGGGCAGGAGGGCACGCGCTCCACCCTGCATCTGGCGGAGATTTTCCGGCTGGCCGACAAGGCCGGGCTGCTGCGCGACCCGGAACAGGCGGTGTGGCGCATGGCCGACGTCCTGGCCGTCCGCGGCATCGAGGCGGTGTGA
- a CDS encoding Gfo/Idh/MocA family protein, whose translation MSTKRLGIIMHGVTGRMGMNQHLIRSILAIRAQGGVTLSDGSRVMPDPILVGRNAEKIRELAQRHGVERWTDNLDAALANPDDTIFFDAGTTQMRPTLLEAAIRAGKHVYCEKPIATNLEEALRVVRLAEEAGVKNGTVQDKLFLPGLQKLKMLRDSGFFGKILSVRGEFGYWVFEGDWQPAQRPSWNYREEDGGGIILDMVCHWRYVLDNLFGQVKSVSCLGAIHIPERWDEQGKRYQATADDAAYATFELEGGVIAHINSSWATRVYRDDLVTFQVDGTHGSAVAGLSDCVIQPRQGTPRPVWNPDQKQTMDFYATWQPVPDNQPTDNGFKTQWESFIRHVVEDAPFNHGLIEGAKGVQLVEAALKSWKERRWVDVPSLTA comes from the coding sequence ATGAGCACGAAGCGCCTTGGTATCATCATGCATGGCGTGACCGGCCGCATGGGCATGAACCAGCACCTGATCCGGTCGATCCTCGCCATCCGGGCGCAAGGCGGCGTCACGCTGTCCGACGGGTCCCGCGTCATGCCGGACCCCATCCTGGTCGGGCGCAACGCCGAGAAGATCCGCGAACTGGCCCAGCGCCACGGCGTGGAGCGCTGGACCGACAATCTGGACGCGGCCCTGGCGAACCCGGACGACACGATCTTCTTCGACGCCGGCACCACCCAGATGCGCCCGACGCTGCTGGAGGCGGCGATCCGCGCCGGCAAGCACGTCTATTGCGAGAAGCCCATCGCCACCAACCTGGAGGAGGCGCTGCGCGTCGTCCGGCTGGCCGAGGAGGCCGGGGTGAAGAACGGCACCGTGCAGGACAAGCTGTTCCTGCCCGGCCTGCAGAAGCTGAAGATGCTGCGCGACAGCGGCTTCTTCGGGAAGATCCTCTCGGTGCGCGGCGAGTTCGGCTATTGGGTGTTCGAGGGCGACTGGCAGCCGGCGCAGCGTCCCTCCTGGAACTACCGGGAGGAGGACGGCGGCGGCATCATCCTCGACATGGTCTGCCACTGGCGCTACGTGCTCGACAACCTGTTCGGGCAGGTGAAGAGCGTCTCCTGCCTGGGCGCCATCCACATCCCGGAGCGCTGGGACGAGCAGGGCAAGCGCTATCAGGCCACCGCCGACGACGCGGCCTACGCGACCTTCGAGCTGGAGGGCGGAGTCATCGCCCACATCAACTCCTCCTGGGCGACGCGGGTGTACCGCGACGATCTGGTGACCTTCCAGGTGGACGGCACCCACGGCTCGGCCGTTGCGGGCTTGAGCGATTGCGTGATCCAGCCGCGCCAGGGCACGCCGCGCCCGGTGTGGAACCCGGACCAGAAGCAGACCATGGACTTCTACGCGACGTGGCAGCCGGTGCCCGACAACCAGCCGACCGACAACGGCTTCAAGACGCAGTGGGAGTCCTTCATCCGCCACGTCGTCGAGGACGCTCCCTTCAACCATGGGCTGATTGAGGGCGCCAAGGGCGTGCAGCTCGTCGAGGCCGCGCTGAAGAGCTGGAAGGAGCGCCGCTGGGTCGACGTTCCCTCGCTGACCGCCTGA